The DNA segment GACAAGTGGCACAGCGATCGCATAAATATAGACTAAGCCAATGATGATGTTACGTATATACTGATACGTCTGCGATTTATGTCATCGCCCTCTGATCACCCGTTGAGAATTGAACTTAGGCTCCCGTCTTCTCACCCTGAACTACTGGAAGGGTTAGATATATGGTTGCGTTTGGGTTTGATATCAGACACTCAAGTTAAGCAAATATGTCGAGATTACCTTGTTTGTCGAATAGAGTTACAATCCCAATCTGTCCCGGAACCACAAAGGGTAGTTGCAACTATTAGAACACCAGAAAGGCCATTAGTTGCTCAGTTACAAGAAAAACCCAGAAAACAACCAAAAGAACCGACACAACCCAACATCGCCAGCAGGATGTTGCAGTCGCTAGGAGAGGAATTAAGTGTTCGTTGGTTATTGTTTCTGGGTGTATTCTTAGTTGTAATTTCCTCAGGGGTATTGGCGGCTAGCCAATGGGAGAGATTCCCAGCATCTGGACAGTACGGGGTTTTATTGGCTTATACTTTGAGTTTTTGGGGGTTTAGCTTTTGGGCTGGTAGACAAAATAACCTAAGATTAACAGCGCAGACATTATTGATTGTCACGCTGTTATTAGTACCAGTTAACTTTTGGGCAATGGACAGTTTCGGGTTGTGGCACAATCCTTTAGATTGGGTAACAGTAGCGATCGCCACCCCAATATTAACGGTAGTAACAGTATTGCTGTGGAGAAATCGCACAGTTATCAGCAATTTCCCCAGAGGAAAACTACCGCTAATAAATCTTCTAGGGTTGAGTTATCTGCATTGGGGGTGGAAATTACCAGGATCTCCCTTAATTGCTGTTTATGTGGCGATGATTAGCACAACCATCATCACAATTTATCACAGTCGCCGCCAACCCATTCCCTTGGTTGATGAAGGTGAACAACCCCATAAACCAATCATCAACATATATGCGGCTGTCATTGTCTACGCTTTATTACTCCTGCTATCGCGGGCAATTTTCGTTGCTGGGGTTGAGATTACCCAATTAGGTTTAGCCATTGGTATTTGTGGTTGGTTAACAACTTGGATAGCACAGCAAGAAAGACAAAAACAAACATCCCCCACATCTCCTACATCTCCTACATCCCCCCTCCCCTGGGAAAAACTCGGAGGTATTCTCCTGTTCATCGGTTGGCTAGTAGCAGTAATAGAACAGCCAGCCCAAGCGATCGCCGTTAGTGGCTTGATTTTGTGGGTGGGAGGAGTGCGCCTATACAGATACAGCTGGCAAGGTGATTTAGCCTTGATATTTGTCGTCGGCTTACAGACGATTTGGTTAGGTTGGCGGTTAGTTCCCTCTGGATTTAAGCAATTAGCGATCGCCTTTGGCACCCAACTCACCCAAGCCCAAAATGAACCTTGGGCGTTAATCAGTATTGCTTTATTTCCTTATATAGTTTTCATGGTGGTGCTGACAGAAACCCTGCATCATTACCGCAAGCGTGAAGTTGCCCAGTTTGGCGAATTTTTAACACTGCTACTGGGTACTTGTTTAACAACGATCGCCACCGTTAATCCTACCTTGCGATCGCTCAATTTGTTGTTTTCCACCATCACCTTAGTAGTCATCAGCAAACGTCGTTCTTCTGTACCTGTTCCTTTGGTATATCTAACTCACGTTGGTGGATTATTAACACTTTGTTCAATTATTGATAGACTTTTACCGAACCTAGATTTACATACTTGGGCAAGCATTTTCCTCGTGTTGATGTTGGCAGAGTGGGTGTATAGTCTGGGTACTGGATTATGGCAACGTAGTGGCTGGTATATCGGTCTAGGATTAGCTGTTGTTAGTTTTTGGTTATTGTGGAATAATGCACAGCCTATCTGGGCGGGTGGCGTTGAAAGCCAAGCCCATTGGAATGTGATTTGGTTAGTCACACCCATAGCCCTGACAGCTTTAGCCAGTCGCACAACAGACCATTACCGTACCACCAACAGTCTTTTAAGCATCCTCACAGTGGGTATGGCACAGCTCTTAACCTTACCCTTACCCGGAACCAGATTGATTAGTTTGGCGGTGAGTACAGGTGTGATGTATGCCAATAGCCGTTACTTACCCAGTTTACAAGTTGCAGGGGTTACCATTGGTTTTGGTTTAAGCTTCGTTGGGGCGTTGCTGTGGGAAGGTTTACCACGCCTCACAGTTGCAGGATGGTGTGTTGTGGGTGCGATCGCTACCTTAGGTTTATGGTTAGGACGCACAGTATTACTACGCCGTCACCAAGAATTAGCCAGTATATATGCAGATGCGGCAGATAAATGGGCGATCGCTTTATGTGGCTTAGAACTATTAAATCTCACCCGTCATTCCCTAGTTGTTTATCAGGGGTTTGAAGCTCCTGGGGTTTTATACTTAATTGCTACAACTATCACCTTAGGG comes from the Nostoc sp. PCC 7120 = FACHB-418 genome and includes:
- a CDS encoding DUF2157 domain-containing protein, with protein sequence MSSPSDHPLRIELRLPSSHPELLEGLDIWLRLGLISDTQVKQICRDYLVCRIELQSQSVPEPQRVVATIRTPERPLVAQLQEKPRKQPKEPTQPNIASRMLQSLGEELSVRWLLFLGVFLVVISSGVLAASQWERFPASGQYGVLLAYTLSFWGFSFWAGRQNNLRLTAQTLLIVTLLLVPVNFWAMDSFGLWHNPLDWVTVAIATPILTVVTVLLWRNRTVISNFPRGKLPLINLLGLSYLHWGWKLPGSPLIAVYVAMISTTIITIYHSRRQPIPLVDEGEQPHKPIINIYAAVIVYALLLLLSRAIFVAGVEITQLGLAIGICGWLTTWIAQQERQKQTSPTSPTSPTSPLPWEKLGGILLFIGWLVAVIEQPAQAIAVSGLILWVGGVRLYRYSWQGDLALIFVVGLQTIWLGWRLVPSGFKQLAIAFGTQLTQAQNEPWALISIALFPYIVFMVVLTETLHHYRKREVAQFGEFLTLLLGTCLTTIATVNPTLRSLNLLFSTITLVVISKRRSSVPVPLVYLTHVGGLLTLCSIIDRLLPNLDLHTWASIFLVLMLAEWVYSLGTGLWQRSGWYIGLGLAVVSFWLLWNNAQPIWAGGVESQAHWNVIWLVTPIALTALASRTTDHYRTTNSLLSILTVGMAQLLTLPLPGTRLISLAVSTGVMYANSRYLPSLQVAGVTIGFGLSFVGALLWEGLPRLTVAGWCVVGAIATLGLWLGRTVLLRRHQELASIYADAADKWAIALCGLELLNLTRHSLVVYQGFEAPGVLYLIATTITLGAITYRHWRQPTDWAFYGIAWCVELLIAEVLGFGGRSIIHVAIANIALGLFTQLLGEWWRRRYQLTKLPNSFHILPVFYGLFSVLLRFNTFTDWSGLCSLGVALIFIGVGRRSQDFKPLLYLGIIGVSVSAYEMLFYQMSQASGGGLGDGLIAMAALGTTIMSAYRILTPWVTNYLRLSTQELKLIAHLHWAWSSALLMTAITLPIQVNRLVGLGTGVFLITYAILQGRTKPDESVSRVFDRITTADLWVYLGFVLIAGMRVYWRETAVGQLITGVLVPWNGAIACVFAYFLYILPWQSWGWSQKPWRQAAYIVPLVILGETRLFVHPITLLIAAGFYIFLAKVGENIRFTYISVALIDWALFSWFHQLRLTDNLWYVTVIGLSLLYIAQVDPELVQPESKLTRHTLRVLGSGVICGWAILFHQNAPLLPGSLALVAIFAGLALRIRAFLYVGTATFLITSIYQLVIFSLRYPFLKWVVGLFVGIALISIAANFETRRAQLNSILRNTTNQFDEWE